ggaatgtgtgtcagACCTTTAtgtctttcagggaactgggagttcagTGACTCTGCTACATGgtttatagtctaaattgttaccagtttcccAGCCCAACAGCTATTTCTTATTTCTACATCTTCATATTTCCTAATCATTTTTAACCCTTGAGTCAGCCTTTTGGGACTTTAGGAGGACTGGGAGACTAAAGCAAAagccttttacttaaaaaatcagGGACACAGGGGCTTGTTTTAAGCTCCATATCGCCCCTAAGCAATTAACATTAATTTcttcatataataaaattttcaggCAGTGTTCACATTTCCCCATTGggtcatattatttttatattttttgtttgttgaaaacATATACACATTGCTTGTTCAAATCAGGATCAATAAGTATTACTGAATGAATTTGCTGATTTCAGGAAAAAATTATCCTTTTATGACTGGGGGAGGCTGAGTatatttttgtggttttgttgttgtatttggagggtttatttatttatttatttatttatttatttatttatttatttatttaatatgcatAAAATTTCCCAGTAAGGATACACAAGAAACAACACAGAATGGTTCCCCTGGAGAGGAACGCAGAGTCCTCAGAGGGAAGAAGACTTTTCTTCCTATTCACACTTACGAATTTTAAACCATCTTGAACTCATGATCTATTCAGCAACTGGGtggataaaagtaaaaagtttttaaaaagcaagtcctAAAACATCATCAAAAGGGATTGGAGTGTGGGAAGGTAGCGGTGGGAGGAGCGTTTTTCCAGACCTGCCACAAGATGGCAGCAGAGAGATACCAAAGCTTGGTTCTGGACTCTGGAAGGCTGCTTGGCTGGAATCAGTCTCTCTCTCCACTCATGACAGGTAAATGCTGGTGGGTTCCTGCCCACCTCTATCCTGAGCTGTGAGACTGTAGCTGAGCTAAAACACCCTCAGATTCCTGACcaacagaaactgtgaaataatgtttattgttgttttaagctgctacatTTGTCACTTGGCATTTATATACTAGAACTCATATCATTCCACCAAAAAATATTTGAGtatgtatttctaaaatgtagagactcatttttaaaaaacacaaccacaacagctataaaattttaaattatttaccatAATAAAATATCCAAGCAGTCTAGTTAATGACACATGCCAAAGTATTTGAAGTAAGAGTACTGATATCTGCAATCTACTTTGACATGGATCAAAAAATgatatgggggacttccctggcagtccaatgtttaagactccgtgcttccactgcagggggcgtgggctggatccctggtcggggaactaagatcctacgtgccgggcagcacaaccaaaaaaaaaaaaaaaagatgtggcttGATGGATTGATAGAGGCATAGGTGGCTAGTtatgtgataaagcaaatgtagcaaaatatttattatagaatCTAGGTGGTGGCGATATGAATGTTTACTAGAAGATTCCTTCACCCTTTCTGtatctttgaaatttttcataaaatgttgAGGGAAAAGTCAATCATTGTCCAAATTTCCAATTGTCTCAAAaatggttttttgggttttttactgttttttcatATCAAGATCCAAATAAAGTCCACATGTTGAGACTGGTTGGTATATAAGTTGTGTGTTCTTTAAACCACAGAATTTTGGTGCCTTTTTGTTATAGCAATAAGTGTTCATGCTAACACAGGGCAGCAGAGCTTACATCCCCCAGCTGGTTCTTTATCCTGAAATTGAGCCCTTTTGTCCTGCAAGTTGATGAACCCATTCCTAAAGGAGACCTGAGTGATGGCAGCAGCAGCTTCTTGCCTAGGGCTTCCTGACCAAGGTCAGTGCTACAGGGTGTGTTCTGGACCCTATCCCTGCAGGGGCAGCATCAGAGAACACCTTTCCTAGGTCAGTTTTCCTAGGTCCTGAGACTCATTCCTACAGGACTAGCTTAAAAGCAAGGCATATGTCCAGTGCAGTTGCACAGAGCCCCACACTCATAAGTGTGGTaggtttttgttcgtttgttttttggccgAAAGGCTTGCAgtatcttacttccccaaccaggagtCAAACCAGAGTCCTCAGCAgggaaagcgcagagtcctaaccactggacctccagggaattcccctcagaAGCGTGGGGTTTAATGCTCTGTGGCTGCCGTCTTGTAATTCTTCACGTtatctttgaatttgtgttttataaGTGAAGTCTGCTGGGACGATGGAGCAGGCACCAGGGGCTTGGAGCCTGACCCGTATGCATCCTCTCCTCCCACCACTCTCCACCTCCCTGAGACAGGCTCTTAGCTGCCTATTCTTCTGCCTCCTGCGGCCCTGGGCGTAGGGAGAGTCAAGGTCCACCACACACATCCCATGGCCTCTGAGGGCAGGGCAGAGTGGCAGCTACCCCCTCCTCAGTTGGCACTCCATGGCACATTTAGCGGGTGACCCAGCAGGGGTGAGGGTCCTGCCCACCTTTGATCCAGGTTCCTGGCTCTTCTTGGAAGGGAAGTTGCATCACCCTGTAGGGAGCAAGCCCGTGGGAAGGAGAGATGCCTTGTTTGACTTCTCCACCTCTGGCCAGGGCACGAGTTGGTCCAGTggctggtggggagaggaggagaaccCAGCAGCCAGCAGCCGTGTGTGTACGCACACACAAAGTTGCAAGGCAGGTCCCCCAGGTGACTGTGAGAGTTTGTACTCACCCCAGGGTATCCCTTACTCTAGGGAGCATGACATTGAATAGCAAATTAAAAACACCATGACAGGTTAAGAGCAatcatggaagaaagaaaaaaagctttatattttagtacttttaacagcaattttttttttcctgctgtttgAACGAGAGATCGCACGTTTTCATTTTGCACAAGGCCCCATAAATTAGGTAGCAGCCCTGCTTAGAAGGCACTCCTTCAGCCTTTCCAAACTTTCTGGTATCCAATTCTCAGAgcagtttctgttttcttccctgaatacTGATCCTACATGACTGCAGCTAACAGGGGACAGCTGGGTGAGTGAGCACATGTGCGGCCACTTCCTGGGGATGCCCAGAAATATCTAGATGACTAGAATCTAGGGGAAGCACTGAGGTCCTTCTTTGTTAAGTGGGTGGGAGCGACCAAGTTAGAGAACATTTGGGTTATACTGTATTTCCTTCAACGAATATTTATCAAATCTActcatgtgggacttccctggtggcacagtggttaagaacctgcctgccaacgcaggggacacgggttcgagccctggtccaagaagatcccacgtgccgcagagcaactaagcccgtgcaccacaactactgagcccatgtgcctagagcccgtgctccgcaacgagaagccaccgcaatgagaagcccacgcaccgcaacaaagcgtagcccccctctccgcaactagagaaagcccccgcgcagcaacaaagacccaacgcagccaaaaaggaaAATCCACCCATGcgccaggtgctggggatgcaGTGGAGTCTAAAGTCAACAGACAGATAAATAGAGCAACTACACCGTTTTCCAGGGTGAAGAACTGAGTGCGGAGGTGGGGGTAAGATATGAATGAAGAAGCAAAGATGGTGGCTATGAGGCGGAGTCATTTTGTGTGCATGCTTAACTTATGCAGAGTCAGCTACATGGATTCACAATAAACCAAGAGagataatgaaaaataactatttaaacAAGGAAAATTATCCTGCCTTTCATTCCACTCAGTGAGGAAGCAGCATATGCCCCCGTGAGTATGAGATACGGGCGTAATCTGCTACTTCCTTGGTTCCCATCACTCACCTGGATGAGGTGTGAGTTGAGTGCATTTTCCATACTACATGGTCCCTAAACCCAAAATGAACATTGACGTTTAGCCAAAGCCACAGCAATCTGTTTCAACATGGGAGGGGAAAGGACTGCACTTGACATAATGAAAGATGGTATCTTACCTTCCTTTACTCGCTCTCCAACGTCTGTCGGATAGGGAGAGATCCGAGGGACCCGACGGAGGACTTGCACTTGCCCCAGACCGATGTCACcgcagaaacaacccaaaaatGAATTCTCTGGAACCGCTTTCCTCTCCACGCGGACCAACAGAATTCCGAGTTGAGTAACAGATGGGTGCTCCAACCATTTGGCGCTGGGATGCGGGGATGGGGTTGCAGCGTCTGCTCCGCCCACCTATTGGACGAATCGGAAAGCGGCCGCCGGGACCTCGCTGTCCCGGGGCGCGCCGAGGGCGTGGCCTGGGACTCCCCCGGAGGGGAGGGCACCGTCTGTCCTTGGGCGGAGAGGGGAGGTGACTCCGGCCGAAGAGGAGGACGCAGGATGAGGGCCCTGCGGGTGAGGGCCCCCACGGGTCGGGCTGGGTCCCCCAACCCGGAAGCCCTCGCCCCTATACGAGACTCCCCAAACATGCCGGGATCTGGGGACTTGGAACGTGAGCCCCCTTCATGGCTCGGGACTCCCTCCTAATAAGCCTggggccccctccccccagctcccagTCCAAGAGCTTCTGAGACAGCCGGGGACCCGTTAACATGGCCCAAAGCCCCGAGTTTGAACTTCTTCCCTTCATCCAGGGCTCCCGTTATACCTCGGGACTTAGGCACCGGGAACGTAacaccccttccccgcccccgaaGCTCTCGGGCAGCCGGGAAATCCCCCAGGCACTCCAGATCCTGTCCTGACATTCCCGGCACCTGAGCTCCTCCCATTAATCCAGGAAACTGCAAAAAACCTCTCCGGGACTTGGACCCGCAGAACATGAGTCTCCCTTCTGGGTCCAATCCTCTTCCAATAGTACCCTCTAGACAGCCTGATAGCCTCCAAGCCAGACCCTCTAGGCACGAGTCCCCTTCTTCTGGGCCTTTCTTGACAGGACACCCTCCCCCACTCTTGCTGCCAGTTCGGATCTTGCCTTTGAGACGCTCCCAAGGGACAGGACCGTCCCCGAGTCAGAGCCTCGGAAAGTCCGACACCCTCTCCCCAGCGGGACCTCCTCCGGGACACCCCTCCAGGCGCCTCCAATACCCAGCCATCCCCTCTCCACAGGTCTCCCAGGCACTGGTACGCTCCTTTAGCTCAACCGCCCGGAACCGCTTCGAGAACCGAGTGgctgagaaacaaaaactcttCCAGgtaggcggggcggggggaggaccCGGGGCCGCCTGCTTGGTCCTGAAGAGGAGTTGGGCAGGCAGGGGCTTAAGGTCTACCGAGTAGGCAGCGCCTTTCCAATCGTTTACCCCCAACATCCAGGCGGACAATGACCTCCCGGTGCACTTGAAGGGCGGTCTAACCGACAACATCCTGTATCGAGTGACTATGGCTCTGTGTCTGGGAGGTGAGTGCAGGGCCCGGCTCGGCCTGAACTGCGGGAGGAGGCGGGACTCGAGAtggagtggggaaggggctggTTCCAGCGCTGGGGTTTTGGGAGGGGATTGGGTTCTGAGCTGGTGTGGGACGGTATGGGGCTCTGGGCTGGCAAATAGGGAGGAAGCACCCTAGGGCTTGGGCTTCTGTCCCAGGAGGGCGGCTGGGCTAGTGATGGGTCTGGGGAGAAAGCCCAAAGCCTGGTCTGGATCAAGGTCCAGCATTTCCCCAGTTGAAGTGCAGTTTGGGAAGGGAGCTGGAGCCTGAAGTAGGGCTGAGACCCAGGATGGTGACTGGGGAGTCTGCAGGGGGCTCAGGGAGGGAATTAGGGTCTCATTCTGTATCCCCCCACACTCCCTCCCTAGGCACTGTCTACAGCCTGTACTTCCTTGGCTGGGCCTCCTTCCCTCACAAGAAGTGAAACCAAGAAGTCTGCAGGACCTGAACAAGCATCAATAAATGTGCTGGCTTCCTGGGGAAGCCAGCCCGGCTCTGTCCTCCGTGTGTGTACCTCCCAGCCTTCCACCAGCAAGTGATCTCTGCCCTGTGGACTGACCACTGCCCCAGCCCTGAGTCTCCGACGCTAGACCAGGGCTATCCCTAGGATATCGCTGCCTCTCAGCCCTCCCAGAAGGGCTGGGAGCCCCACACAGCACCCCTGGGCTGCCCCTCAGGGCCTGGGGACCTGGAATGGGACAGGGGCTTTGTATCCTGGGATGGCAGCCCCTCTCCCTGCAGAGGCcggagggtgggaaggaagatGCTGAGCATAATGTATGACACACAGAGGCAGAGGCAAGTGAGGACAGACTCACTCAAGCACAGAAGCTGAGAGGGGCAAACATGGCCTTGGGGGACAGAGCCAGGGGTAGCACTGAGACTTCCCACCAGCGTGGCTCTTGGAGCAGAAGCAGAGATGGTCCAGGCTTCTAGTCTTGGCCTCCGCAGGCTCTGTGAGAGATCTCACCAAGAATGaggctacagggacttccctggcggtccagtggttaagactccgcacttccaatgcagggggcgcaggttcaatcctgggtcaggcaactaagatcccacatgcagcggggcCAAAAAAAGACCCAAAAAGAATGAGGCTACAGCTCAACTGGGATCGAGAATTTGAAAAAAGACCAGGACTAGAAGACAGGCGGAGGCAGACTCCCTCTGCCCCAAACagagccagagccacccctcaacTCTCAGAACAGGAGGCAGATCTCAGAGAGCAGCAACTAGGGTGCATTTATTTCCTCCTGGGCCTGGCAGGCTGGGAGCAGAATACAGACAAAGGCACTGGGGCATGTGGCCTGTTATAGCCTGGAGTTCAGCTGCCTGGGTGGTAACTGAATGGGTGTGTCAGGGTGTGTAGGGACTGGAGTCATCCTCCCAGAACTGAGAAGGGCCCTTGGGGTGTGCAAGCAACACAAACGTTGGGCTTGGCACAGATGCAAGAGAGGGATTATGGAGTAGATGTGAGATGGGTGTGCTGGGGCAGGGTGTGTTGAAGCATGTTGGGCCCTGGCTGTTGACTGAGAATCCAGGTGCCAAGGGCTGGGAGAACAGAAAGGCCTGTGGGTCAGCAGGAGCCATGAAGATGTGACTGCAAACAAGGATCAGCCCTGGGGGAGACCGAAGAGTCCAAGGCGACTCCTAGAGCGAGGCGATGAGGGGGCAGGTCTGGGACTCCCATTCAGGAATACATGGTCAGCTGTAGCCACTGGGGAGAGGAAGGCACCGAGAGTGAGGATCAGGGAACCTAAGAATACCAGCAGCCCTTCTCTGCCCTCACCCAGGGGTCGCTGGGAAAATAGGAGGGAGGGAGCCCCAGCCCAGAGCTGGTACATGGGACTGAGGGGAGGGGCCCCCTGCTAGGATCCCACATCCCAGGATGGGGGTTCTTACCTCCTGGATGTTCACCTGGATTTGTCCAGTGCCATCTCTGTCAAGAGATTTGAAGGCACCTGGTGAAAGGAAGGGTTGGAGGAATTGGCTTTtaggataaaaatatattaatatatgggATGACAATAATAATGGCTAGTACTCTGTGCCAAGCAATGTATAAAGCGCTttccatgtattaactcatttaatccgaTTCTGTGAGATaagtgtcatttaaaaataaggcacagagggatctccctggtggtccagtgggtaagactccacgctctcaaaaaaaaaaaaaaaaaaaaaagactccacgctctcaatgcagggggcccgggttcaatccctggttcgggagctagatcccacatgcatgtcacaactaagaagtccacatgccacaactaagaagtccacatgccacaactaagaagtccacatgccgcaactaaaaagaaaaagatcctgtatgccacaacaaagatcccacgtgccacaactaagacccagcgcagccaaaataaataaataataaataaataaattttttttttttaaatgaaaaaaaaataaggcacagaGAAATGTAGTGATGTGCCCCATGTCACAGAGCGAAAAAGTAAGGAAACTGGGATTGGAACCCTGACTGCTACCCACCTCAGTAATGGGCTCCATATCCTGACCTGCATGCCCCCCATCACCCCTCTGCccaagccccagccccagcctcccaCTGACCGGCTCCACACGGTTCCAGCCTAAGCAGGCTACCGGAAGGAGGTGCTGCACTTCCTGCTCCTACAGTCTGGTGTGGTCCCCACTCCTGCCCTGAAACTCGACTCCATGTTCCTCACTCACAGCCAAACCAGTAGGCAAACAGGCGCCCATACTGTCTTTGTGGCTTCTCTTTCACTCACCACTCAGTTACCACCCTCAAGGGCCCACTCGCCTAGTATCCCGGATGTTGCAGTCACTGCTGGCCCTCTTGCTGGTAAATCCA
Above is a window of Balaenoptera ricei isolate mBalRic1 chromosome 19, mBalRic1.hap2, whole genome shotgun sequence DNA encoding:
- the LOC132354369 gene encoding cytochrome c oxidase subunit 7A1, mitochondrial codes for the protein MRALRVSQALVRSFSSTARNRFENRVAEKQKLFQADNDLPVHLKGGLTDNILYRVTMALCLGGTVYSLYFLGWASFPHKK